Proteins from one Gibbsiella quercinecans genomic window:
- the htpX gene encoding protease HtpX: MMRIALFLLTNLAVMLVFGLVLSLTGIQSSSVQGLMIMAGLFGFGGAFVSLLMSKWMALRSVGGEVIEQPRNETERWLVDVVGRQAQQAGIAMPQVAIYHAPDINAFATGARRDASLVAVSSGLLQNMSRDEAEAVIAHEISHIANGDMVTMTLIQGVVNTFVIFISRLIAQVAAGFLGNRDGEGEGNGNPMIYFGVSMVLELVFGILASIITMWFSRYREFHADAGSAKLVGREKMIAALQRLKTSYEPQEAGSMMAFCINGKSKSFSELFMSHPPLDKRIEALRSGQYLK; encoded by the coding sequence ATGATGCGTATAGCTCTGTTCCTGCTCACCAACCTGGCGGTGATGTTGGTTTTCGGACTGGTGCTCAGTCTGACAGGAATCCAATCCAGTAGCGTTCAGGGCCTGATGATCATGGCCGGCCTGTTTGGCTTTGGCGGTGCGTTTGTTTCACTGCTGATGTCCAAATGGATGGCGCTGCGCTCCGTGGGCGGAGAAGTGATTGAACAGCCGCGTAATGAAACGGAACGTTGGCTGGTTGACGTGGTCGGCCGCCAGGCGCAGCAGGCGGGTATCGCCATGCCGCAGGTCGCTATCTATCACGCACCGGATATCAACGCCTTTGCGACCGGCGCACGCCGCGACGCATCGCTGGTTGCCGTTAGCTCTGGGCTGCTGCAAAACATGAGCCGCGATGAGGCCGAGGCGGTGATTGCGCATGAAATCAGCCACATTGCCAATGGCGACATGGTGACCATGACGCTAATCCAGGGTGTGGTGAACACCTTCGTGATCTTTATTTCGCGCCTGATTGCGCAGGTGGCCGCCGGCTTCCTGGGCAACCGTGACGGCGAGGGGGAAGGCAACGGCAACCCGATGATTTATTTCGGCGTATCGATGGTGCTTGAATTGGTGTTCGGTATTCTGGCGAGCATCATTACCATGTGGTTCTCGCGCTACCGCGAATTCCATGCCGACGCCGGCTCTGCCAAACTGGTGGGCCGCGAGAAAATGATCGCCGCGCTGCAACGCCTGAAAACCAGCTATGAACCGCAGGAAGCGGGCAGCATGATGGCATTTTGCATCAATGGTAAATCCAAGTCGTTCAGCGAGCTGTTCATGTCGCACCCGCCGCTGGATAAACGTATTGAAGCGCTGCGTTCCGGCCAATATCTGAAGTAA
- the yebS gene encoding membrane integrity lipid transport subunit YebS, with product MEIHAITSQPLKPRYQRCSECDLLFCVPPLAANQAAFCPRCNAKTLRGRDWSMKRLTAIAVAMLLLMPFAFTEPLINIHLLGTSINASLLQGIWQMSSQGNPLTASMVAFCTFGAPLTLVLSLLYLRIGHTFGMNLRPVLLMLARLKEWIMLDVYLIGMAVAAIKVKEYADIQFGNGLVAYLSLTLLSILTLIHMNLEQLWARYYPQEKRREGSPETLQVCLACHFTGTADAQGRCPRCHTPLCRRQPYSLQKTWAALIAAMILLLPANLLPISVIYANGERLEDTIFSGVVSLATSGNVPIAGIVFIASILVPFTKVIVLITLLLSIHLKAAHNLKTRIRLLRLVTWIGRWSMLDLFVIALMMSLVNRDQLLSFTMGPAAFYFGSAVILTLLAVKWLDSRLIWDAHATGNAEYTD from the coding sequence ATGGAAATACACGCAATCACCAGCCAGCCGCTTAAGCCGCGCTATCAACGTTGTAGCGAATGCGATCTGCTGTTCTGCGTGCCACCGCTGGCGGCGAACCAGGCGGCATTTTGCCCGCGCTGTAACGCCAAAACCCTGCGTGGCCGCGACTGGTCGATGAAGCGCCTGACCGCCATCGCGGTGGCGATGCTGCTGCTGATGCCGTTCGCCTTTACCGAACCGCTGATCAACATTCACCTGCTGGGCACCAGTATCAACGCCAGCCTGCTGCAAGGCATCTGGCAGATGAGCAGCCAGGGCAACCCGCTCACCGCCAGCATGGTGGCTTTTTGCACCTTTGGTGCCCCGCTAACGCTGGTGCTTTCCCTGCTCTACCTGCGCATTGGCCATACCTTTGGCATGAACCTGCGCCCCGTGCTGCTGATGCTGGCCCGGCTGAAAGAATGGATCATGCTGGATGTCTACCTGATCGGTATGGCCGTCGCCGCTATCAAGGTGAAGGAATATGCCGACATTCAATTCGGCAATGGACTGGTGGCCTACCTGTCGCTCACGCTGCTCAGCATCCTGACGTTGATCCACATGAATCTGGAGCAGCTTTGGGCGCGTTACTACCCGCAAGAGAAACGCCGGGAAGGCTCGCCGGAAACCCTGCAGGTTTGCCTGGCGTGCCATTTTACCGGCACCGCTGATGCGCAGGGGCGCTGCCCGCGTTGCCATACCCCACTGTGCCGGCGCCAACCCTACAGCCTGCAGAAAACCTGGGCGGCGCTGATTGCGGCTATGATCCTGCTGCTGCCGGCCAACCTGTTGCCCATTTCGGTTATTTATGCCAATGGCGAGCGCCTTGAGGACACGATTTTTTCAGGCGTGGTGTCGCTGGCGACCTCCGGCAACGTGCCTATTGCCGGGATTGTCTTTATCGCCAGCATACTGGTACCGTTCACCAAAGTGATCGTGCTGATTACCCTGCTGCTCAGCATCCACCTTAAAGCCGCGCACAACCTGAAAACCCGGATCCGCTTGCTGCGCCTGGTGACCTGGATTGGGCGTTGGTCAATGCTCGATTTATTCGTCATCGCGTTGATGATGTCGCTGGTTAACCGCGACCAGCTATTGTCTTTTACTATGGGGCCTGCAGCCTTTTACTTCGGTTCTGCAGTTATCTTAACCCTCCTTGCCGTTAAATGGCTGGATAGCCGACTGATTTGGGATGCGCATGCCACAGGAAATGCCGAATACACCGATTGA
- a CDS encoding YebV family protein → MGKTVVKIGTFEIDDAHLSPANGQAEGDSTLSIPCKSDPDLCMQLDGWDEHTSIPAVLNGKQSLLYKHHYDSQADAWVMKLK, encoded by the coding sequence ATGGGCAAAACCGTAGTAAAAATCGGCACCTTCGAGATTGACGATGCGCATCTTTCCCCCGCCAATGGGCAGGCGGAGGGAGACAGCACGTTGAGCATTCCCTGTAAATCAGATCCTGATTTATGCATGCAGTTGGATGGCTGGGATGAGCACACCAGTATCCCTGCCGTGCTCAATGGGAAACAATCTTTGCTGTATAAGCACCACTACGATAGCCAGGCCGATGCCTGGGTGATGAAACTGAAATAA
- the rsmF gene encoding 16S rRNA (cytosine(1407)-C(5))-methyltransferase RsmF — MAKPASVLLPPEFLASTRAIMPAELSMEAFIAACQRPLRRSLRVNTLKISVADFLALVQGYGWQLEPIPWCAEGFWISRADEDLRLGNAAEHLSGLFYIQEASSMLPPSALFAAEAAPSRVLDMAAAPGSKTTQIAALMHNAGGIVANEYSASRVKVLHANISRCGVKNVALTHFDGRVFGAALPESFDAILLDAPCSGEGVVRKDPAAMSNWSPESVASIAATQRELIDSAFHALKPGGVLIYSTCTLNEQENQQVVNGLLTAYPEAVSVEPLGDLFPGAEKALTAEGFLHVFPQIYDSEGFFVARLRKNGSAPALPKPSYKVGKFPFTPFAAKAAAQLCQSAAAAGLAWDENSRLWERDKEIWLFPAELEPLFGKVRFSRIGLKLAERFPKGYRWQHEAVIALGDGRGQQAFELNAELAQEWYHGRDLYPTDLPASDECIVTYQHQPLGIAKRIGNRIKNNLPRELVRDGALDFHP; from the coding sequence GTGGCCAAACCCGCCTCCGTATTGCTACCGCCCGAATTTCTTGCATCAACACGCGCCATTATGCCGGCCGAACTGTCGATGGAGGCGTTCATCGCCGCCTGCCAACGCCCGTTGCGCCGCAGCCTGCGGGTGAATACGCTTAAAATCAGCGTGGCGGACTTCCTGGCGCTGGTGCAGGGCTACGGCTGGCAACTGGAGCCAATCCCATGGTGCGCCGAAGGGTTTTGGATCAGCCGCGCGGATGAAGATCTGCGGCTGGGCAACGCGGCCGAGCACCTGAGCGGCCTGTTCTATATCCAGGAAGCCAGCTCAATGCTGCCGCCCAGCGCGCTGTTCGCCGCAGAAGCGGCGCCGAGCCGGGTTCTCGACATGGCTGCCGCGCCCGGCTCAAAAACCACGCAAATCGCCGCGCTGATGCACAATGCCGGCGGCATCGTCGCCAACGAATACTCCGCCAGCCGGGTGAAAGTGCTGCACGCCAATATCAGCCGCTGTGGGGTAAAAAACGTCGCCTTGACCCATTTTGACGGGCGAGTGTTTGGCGCCGCCTTGCCGGAAAGCTTCGATGCCATCCTGCTGGACGCCCCCTGCTCCGGTGAAGGCGTGGTGCGCAAAGATCCGGCCGCCATGAGCAACTGGTCGCCGGAAAGCGTGGCCAGCATCGCCGCCACCCAGCGCGAGCTGATCGATAGCGCATTTCACGCGTTGAAGCCCGGCGGCGTGCTGATTTACTCCACCTGCACCTTGAACGAACAGGAAAACCAGCAGGTGGTGAACGGCCTGCTTACCGCCTACCCCGAAGCGGTAAGCGTCGAACCGCTGGGAGATCTGTTCCCCGGCGCTGAAAAAGCGCTGACGGCGGAAGGGTTCCTGCACGTCTTCCCGCAGATTTACGACAGCGAAGGCTTCTTCGTTGCGCGCCTGCGCAAAAACGGCTCCGCCCCGGCGCTGCCTAAACCCAGCTACAAGGTCGGTAAATTCCCCTTCACCCCCTTCGCCGCCAAAGCCGCCGCCCAGCTGTGCCAGAGCGCCGCGGCGGCCGGGCTGGCATGGGATGAAAATAGCCGCCTGTGGGAACGGGATAAGGAAATTTGGCTGTTCCCCGCCGAGCTGGAGCCGCTTTTCGGCAAGGTGCGTTTTTCCCGCATTGGCCTGAAGCTGGCCGAACGCTTCCCGAAAGGTTACCGCTGGCAGCACGAAGCCGTGATTGCGCTGGGCGATGGGCGCGGCCAGCAGGCCTTTGAGCTGAACGCCGAGCTGGCACAGGAGTGGTATCACGGGCGCGATCTGTATCCCACCGACTTACCGGCAAGCGATGAGTGCATCGTCACTTATCAGCATCAGCCGCTGGGGATCGCTAAACGTATCGGCAACCGGATCAAAAACAATCTGCCGCGTGAACTGGTGCGCGACGGCGCGCTGGATTTTCACCCATAG
- a CDS encoding GAF domain-containing protein, producing the protein MNKEQNYAELARDLAALLDGERNFIAALANANALINERLDDVNWVGFYLMDGAQLVLGPFQGKIACVRIPVGKGVCGTAVAENRVQRVDDVHAFPGHIACDAASNAEIVLPLVVGGQIIGVLDIDSTVYQRFDEQDELGLKAVVAGLCAQLEQCDSEKYVTTTVS; encoded by the coding sequence ATGAACAAAGAACAAAACTATGCAGAATTAGCGCGCGATTTGGCGGCGTTGCTGGATGGAGAACGCAATTTTATTGCCGCCCTGGCGAACGCCAACGCGTTGATTAATGAACGCCTGGATGACGTCAACTGGGTGGGTTTTTATCTGATGGATGGCGCCCAACTGGTGCTGGGGCCATTTCAGGGCAAGATCGCCTGTGTGCGTATTCCGGTGGGTAAAGGTGTGTGTGGAACGGCCGTGGCGGAAAACCGGGTACAGCGCGTTGATGATGTGCATGCTTTCCCCGGGCATATCGCCTGCGACGCGGCCAGCAACGCAGAAATTGTCCTGCCGCTGGTGGTTGGCGGGCAAATTATCGGCGTGCTGGACATCGATAGCACAGTTTATCAACGCTTCGACGAACAGGATGAGTTAGGGCTGAAGGCAGTGGTGGCGGGGCTTTGCGCGCAGTTGGAGCAGTGTGATAGTGAGAAATATGTCACTACAACGGTAAGTTGA
- the proQ gene encoding RNA chaperone ProQ, whose amino-acid sequence MENQPKLNSSKEVIAFLAERFPLCFSAEGEARPLKIGIFQDLVERVQGEENLSKTQLRSALRLYTSSWRYLYGVKVGAQRVDLDGNPCGELEQQHVDHARQQLEEAKARVQAQRAEQNAKKREAAGAAATDAPRRPRAAGKPPVARREAGAAPEGRKPRPQARPQQTRQPRAVKEERQPRPVPVTDISKLQIGQEIKVRAGKNAMDATVLEVAKDGVRVQLSSGLAMIVRAEHLQF is encoded by the coding sequence ATGGAAAATCAACCTAAGTTGAACTCTAGTAAAGAAGTCATTGCTTTTCTTGCCGAGCGTTTTCCGCTCTGCTTTAGTGCCGAAGGCGAAGCTCGTCCGCTGAAAATCGGTATTTTTCAGGATCTGGTAGAGCGTGTGCAGGGCGAAGAAAATCTGAGCAAGACACAATTGCGCTCTGCTTTGCGCCTGTATACCTCAAGCTGGCGCTACCTGTACGGTGTCAAAGTAGGCGCACAGCGCGTTGATCTTGACGGTAACCCTTGTGGTGAGCTGGAACAGCAGCACGTCGATCATGCCCGCCAACAGCTTGAAGAAGCTAAAGCGCGTGTTCAGGCACAGCGTGCCGAGCAAAATGCCAAGAAGCGCGAGGCCGCTGGCGCCGCTGCTACTGATGCACCACGCCGCCCACGCGCTGCCGGCAAACCGCCGGTTGCACGCCGTGAAGCCGGTGCTGCGCCGGAAGGCCGCAAGCCGCGCCCACAAGCCCGCCCGCAACAAACACGCCAACCTCGTGCGGTAAAAGAGGAACGTCAGCCTCGCCCAGTGCCAGTTACGGATATATCGAAACTGCAAATTGGTCAGGAAATCAAAGTCAGAGCTGGCAAGAACGCTATGGATGCCACCGTGCTTGAAGTCGCTAAAGACGGCGTACGTGTGCAGCTATCTTCCGGTCTGGCGATGATTGTGCGCGCAGAACACTTGCAGTTCTGA
- the prc gene encoding carboxy terminal-processing peptidase, which yields MNKFVRLTAVAGLLWAGVSFGADTANIRIDQLPQLHQEPQHATVSERVTSRFTRSHYRQFSLDAEFSGKIFDRYLNMLDYNHNVLLASDVAQFADKRNQIGEELKSGKLDTAYALYNLAQKRRFERYSYALTLLDKPVAFTGNDTIDIDRSKAPWPKDKAELDRLWDAKVKYDRLNLKLAGKNDKEIRETLTKRYQAAIKRLTQSNSEDVFQLIMNAFAHEIDPHTNYLSPRNTEQFNTEMSLSLEGIGAVLQMDDDYTLINSMVPGGPAAKSKAITVGDRIVGVGQTGKPIVDVIGWRLDDVVSLIKGPKGSKVRLEILPAGKGTKTRVVTLTRERIRLEDRAVKMTIKTVGKDKVAVMDIPGFYVGLTDDVKVQLQKMAKQNVKSLVIDLRSNGGGALTEAVSLSGLFIPSGPVVQVRDNNGKIREDADTDDVIYYKGPLVVLVDRFSASASEIFAAAMQDYGRALIVGEPTFGKGTVQQYRSLNRIYDQMLRPEWPALGSVQYTIQKFYRINGGSTQRKGVTPDILMPTGIDPAETGESFEDNAMPWDSINAASFTRFGDLKPFEPELLKDHEQRIAKDPEFQYIAQDIARYKALKDKRNIVSLNYAQREKENHDDDATRLQRINDRLAHAGKKPLKSLEDLPKDYQEPDPYLDETVHIALDLWQLEKQPQPQPAK from the coding sequence ATGAACAAATTTGTCAGATTGACCGCAGTGGCTGGCCTGCTGTGGGCTGGCGTCAGTTTTGGTGCGGATACCGCCAACATCCGCATTGATCAACTGCCGCAGCTTCACCAGGAACCCCAGCATGCGACAGTGAGTGAGCGCGTGACTTCGCGCTTCACCCGCTCTCATTACCGCCAATTTTCCCTTGATGCAGAGTTTTCAGGCAAGATCTTCGATCGCTACCTGAATATGCTGGATTATAACCACAACGTGCTGCTGGCATCCGACGTGGCACAGTTCGCTGACAAGCGTAACCAGATCGGCGAAGAGCTGAAAAGCGGCAAGCTGGACACCGCCTACGCGCTGTACAATCTGGCGCAGAAACGCCGTTTCGAGCGCTACAGCTATGCGTTAACGCTGCTGGATAAACCGGTGGCATTCACCGGCAACGACACGATCGATATCGATCGCAGTAAAGCCCCGTGGCCAAAAGACAAGGCCGAGCTGGATCGCCTGTGGGATGCGAAGGTCAAGTATGACCGTCTCAACCTGAAGCTGGCGGGCAAGAACGACAAAGAAATTCGCGAAACGCTGACCAAACGCTATCAGGCTGCCATCAAGCGCCTGACGCAGAGCAACAGCGAAGACGTTTTCCAATTGATCATGAATGCGTTCGCGCATGAAATCGATCCGCATACCAACTATCTGTCGCCGCGCAACACCGAGCAGTTCAATACCGAGATGAGCCTGTCGCTGGAAGGCATCGGCGCCGTGCTGCAGATGGATGACGACTACACCCTGATCAACTCCATGGTGCCGGGCGGCCCGGCGGCCAAGAGCAAGGCAATCACCGTGGGCGATCGCATTGTCGGCGTTGGCCAGACTGGCAAGCCGATTGTGGATGTTATCGGCTGGCGGCTGGACGACGTGGTTTCCCTGATCAAGGGGCCGAAGGGCAGCAAGGTGCGCCTGGAGATCCTACCGGCCGGTAAGGGCACCAAAACGCGCGTGGTGACTTTGACCCGTGAGCGTATCCGCCTGGAAGATCGCGCGGTGAAAATGACCATCAAAACCGTGGGCAAAGACAAAGTTGCGGTGATGGATATCCCGGGCTTCTACGTTGGCCTGACCGACGATGTGAAAGTACAACTGCAGAAGATGGCCAAGCAAAACGTGAAAAGCCTGGTGATCGATCTGCGTTCCAACGGCGGTGGGGCGCTGACCGAAGCGGTTTCGCTTTCTGGCCTGTTTATCCCAAGCGGCCCGGTGGTGCAGGTGCGTGACAACAACGGCAAAATCCGTGAAGACGCTGATACCGATGATGTCATCTACTATAAAGGCCCGCTGGTGGTGCTGGTCGATCGCTTCAGCGCTTCGGCTTCCGAAATTTTCGCCGCCGCCATGCAGGACTATGGCCGCGCGTTGATCGTTGGTGAGCCGACCTTTGGTAAAGGCACCGTGCAGCAGTACCGTTCGCTCAACCGCATCTACGATCAGATGCTGCGCCCGGAATGGCCGGCGTTGGGCTCGGTGCAGTACACCATTCAGAAGTTTTATCGCATTAACGGCGGCAGCACCCAGCGCAAAGGGGTGACGCCGGATATCCTGATGCCGACCGGTATCGATCCGGCCGAAACGGGCGAAAGCTTTGAAGATAACGCCATGCCGTGGGATAGCATTAATGCGGCAAGCTTCACCCGGTTTGGTGATTTGAAACCGTTTGAGCCGGAACTGCTGAAAGACCATGAGCAGCGTATCGCCAAGGATCCGGAGTTCCAGTACATCGCCCAGGATATTGCGCGTTACAAAGCGTTGAAAGATAAACGCAACATCGTTTCTCTGAACTATGCGCAGCGTGAAAAAGAGAACCACGATGACGACGCAACCCGGCTGCAACGGATTAACGATCGCCTGGCGCACGCTGGCAAGAAACCGTTGAAGTCGCTTGAGGATCTGCCGAAAGATTACCAGGAGCCCGATCCTTACCTGGATGAAACCGTGCATATCGCGCTTGATCTGTGGCAACTGGAAAAACAGCCGCAGCCACAGCCGGCGAAATAA
- a CDS encoding ASCH domain-containing protein, whose product MSTAVPKKYENAERWAFGDTEQLADELVALVLDGQKTATCSALDEDGIPVVGDAFVVVNGKGEPVCAVELTAVDLKSYDQVDEAHAYAEGEGDRSLAHWRREHKRFFEEYEMFSPDMSLILMHFKVVERF is encoded by the coding sequence ATGTCAACAGCGGTACCGAAGAAGTATGAAAATGCCGAGCGTTGGGCTTTTGGCGATACCGAGCAACTGGCGGATGAGTTAGTCGCGCTGGTGCTCGATGGGCAGAAAACGGCCACCTGTTCAGCACTGGATGAAGACGGTATCCCGGTGGTGGGCGACGCTTTCGTCGTTGTCAACGGCAAAGGGGAGCCGGTGTGTGCGGTGGAACTGACCGCGGTCGATCTGAAAAGCTACGATCAGGTGGACGAAGCCCATGCCTATGCGGAAGGCGAAGGCGACCGTTCGCTGGCGCACTGGCGCCGGGAGCATAAACGCTTCTTCGAAGAGTACGAGATGTTTTCACCGGACATGTCACTGATCCTGATGCACTTCAAGGTGGTGGAGCGGTTCTGA
- a CDS encoding PqiB family protein, with amino-acid sequence MPQEMPNTPIEARVTKKHRISPFWLLPFIALLIAGWLLYSNYLERGTTVTIEFQSAAGIVAGRTPVRYQGVDVGTVQSISLSKDLRTILVEASVKNELADSLREGTQFWLVTPKASLAGVSGLDALVGGNYIGMLPGSGKPQDHFSALDTQPKYRPNTGELMIHLHADDLGSLTSGSLVYYRKLPVGSVYDYTVAEGNKGVTIDVLIDRRFTHLVKSESRFWNVSGFKGDVSLAGASVQMESLAALVNGAVAFDSPAPGTPAKADQNFTLYPDLAHSQRGVSITLDLPSGNGLNENHTPLMYQGLQVGTLTKLTLQQDNKVSGELTIDPSVVDLMRSGTRIVMRSPKISLNDARLSQLLTGNTLELLPGEGELQQHFNVLDNNETLLQQPGVLTVTLSAPQSYGIDAGQPLLIHGIKVGQIVGRTLTGSGVVFQAAIDAQYRDLLHKDSKFVVNSRVDIKLGLDGVNVQGASAQEWLDGGVLIIPGGKGEPARQYPLYANADKAAAGITGDAPLPTLTLTATSLPDVQAGSIVLYRKFQVGEIVNVRPKANEFEVDVYISPEYRKLLTEQSIFWAEGGARVQLNGSGLTVQASPLNRALKGAISFDNLQGVTLDKGAKRVLYGNETAARAVGSQITLKTYNASKLSSGMPIRYLGIDIGQVESLQLSPQRSEVLAKAVLYPEYVATFARAGTRFSVVSPEISAAGVNNLDTLLQPYINIEPGQGGTRREFELQEASITDSRYLDGLNVVLDASDTGSLQIGTPVLFRGIEVGTVTGFYLGAMSDRVHVALRISKKYQNLVRNNSVFWQASGYNLQFGLTGGIIKSGTFQQFIRGGIAFATPPSIPLAPKAGPGKHFLLNAEEPKDWRSWGTAIPQN; translated from the coding sequence ATGCCACAGGAAATGCCGAATACACCGATTGAAGCACGGGTCACCAAGAAACACCGCATCTCGCCATTCTGGCTACTGCCGTTTATTGCTTTATTGATCGCAGGCTGGCTGCTTTACAGCAACTACCTGGAGCGCGGCACCACCGTCACCATTGAATTCCAGTCGGCGGCGGGCATCGTTGCCGGCCGCACGCCGGTGCGCTATCAAGGGGTGGATGTCGGCACCGTGCAATCCATCAGCCTGAGTAAAGATCTGCGCACCATCTTGGTTGAAGCCAGCGTTAAAAACGAACTGGCGGACTCGCTGCGTGAGGGCACACAGTTCTGGTTGGTCACACCGAAAGCGTCATTGGCCGGGGTTTCCGGCCTGGATGCCCTGGTCGGCGGTAACTATATCGGCATGCTGCCCGGCAGCGGCAAACCGCAAGACCACTTCAGCGCGCTTGATACCCAGCCCAAATACCGCCCGAATACCGGCGAGTTAATGATCCACCTGCATGCCGACGATCTTGGCTCTCTCACCTCCGGCTCGCTGGTCTATTACCGCAAGCTCCCGGTCGGCAGCGTTTACGACTACACCGTCGCCGAAGGCAATAAGGGCGTGACCATCGACGTGCTGATTGACCGCCGCTTTACCCACCTGGTGAAATCCGAAAGCCGTTTCTGGAACGTCTCCGGCTTTAAGGGCGATGTCAGCCTCGCGGGGGCGTCGGTACAAATGGAAAGCCTGGCGGCCTTGGTTAATGGCGCGGTGGCTTTCGATTCGCCGGCGCCGGGCACCCCAGCCAAGGCCGATCAAAACTTCACGCTGTACCCGGATCTGGCCCACAGCCAGCGCGGGGTGAGCATCACGCTCGATCTGCCGAGCGGCAACGGCCTGAATGAAAACCACACGCCTCTGATGTACCAGGGGTTACAGGTAGGTACGCTGACTAAACTGACGTTGCAACAGGACAACAAGGTCAGCGGTGAATTGACGATCGATCCTTCCGTGGTCGATCTGATGCGCAGCGGTACCCGTATTGTGATGCGCAGCCCGAAAATCAGCCTCAACGATGCCCGGCTAAGCCAACTACTGACCGGCAATACGCTGGAGCTGCTCCCTGGAGAAGGCGAGCTACAGCAGCACTTCAACGTACTGGATAACAATGAAACGCTATTGCAGCAGCCGGGCGTACTTACCGTTACGCTGTCTGCGCCGCAAAGCTACGGTATCGACGCCGGCCAGCCGCTGCTGATCCATGGTATCAAAGTGGGCCAGATCGTCGGCCGCACCCTGACCGGCAGCGGTGTGGTCTTCCAGGCGGCGATCGACGCCCAATATCGCGATCTGCTGCATAAAGACAGCAAGTTTGTCGTCAACAGCCGTGTTGATATTAAACTCGGCCTGGACGGGGTGAACGTGCAAGGCGCCAGCGCCCAGGAGTGGCTTGACGGCGGGGTGCTCATCATTCCCGGCGGCAAAGGCGAACCCGCCCGCCAGTACCCGCTGTATGCCAATGCCGATAAGGCCGCAGCCGGCATCACCGGCGATGCGCCGCTGCCTACCCTGACGCTGACGGCGACCAGCCTGCCGGACGTACAGGCCGGTTCGATCGTGCTGTACCGCAAGTTTCAGGTTGGCGAGATCGTCAATGTGCGCCCCAAGGCCAATGAGTTCGAGGTGGATGTCTACATTAGCCCGGAATACCGCAAGCTGCTTACCGAGCAAAGCATTTTCTGGGCCGAAGGCGGCGCCAGGGTGCAGTTGAACGGCAGCGGCCTGACGGTGCAGGCTTCGCCACTGAACCGGGCGCTCAAGGGCGCCATCAGCTTCGATAACCTGCAAGGAGTAACGCTGGACAAAGGCGCCAAACGCGTGCTGTACGGCAATGAAACCGCAGCACGCGCCGTCGGCAGCCAAATCACGCTGAAGACCTACAATGCCAGCAAGCTGTCTTCGGGAATGCCGATCCGCTATCTCGGCATTGATATCGGCCAGGTGGAATCATTGCAGCTTTCTCCACAGCGCAGCGAAGTGCTGGCCAAGGCGGTGCTGTATCCGGAATACGTCGCCACCTTTGCCCGCGCCGGCACCCGTTTCTCGGTCGTCTCCCCCGAAATTTCCGCGGCTGGGGTCAATAACCTGGATACGTTGTTGCAGCCCTATATCAATATCGAACCGGGCCAGGGCGGCACGCGGCGTGAGTTTGAGCTGCAAGAGGCCAGCATCACCGATTCACGTTACCTGGACGGCCTGAACGTGGTGCTGGATGCCAGCGACACCGGCTCGCTGCAAATCGGCACGCCGGTGCTGTTCCGCGGGATTGAAGTGGGGACGGTCACCGGATTCTACCTGGGAGCGATGTCGGATCGCGTGCATGTGGCGCTGCGGATCAGTAAGAAATATCAGAACCTGGTGCGCAACAACAGCGTGTTCTGGCAGGCTTCCGGCTACAATCTGCAGTTCGGCCTTACCGGTGGGATAATAAAAAGCGGTACCTTCCAGCAGTTTATCCGCGGCGGGATTGCTTTTGCCACACCACCAAGCATTCCACTGGCGCCAAAGGCTGGGCCGGGGAAACACTTCCTGCTCAATGCCGAAGAGCCGAAGGATTGGCGTTCCTGGGGCACGGCGATCCCACAGAATTAA
- the yniD gene encoding small membrane protein YniD, producing the protein MVTKRMRLKHWKMFIILVLICLGLLLLRWAAIAFG; encoded by the coding sequence GTGGTCACCAAACGTATGCGGCTAAAACACTGGAAAATGTTTATCATTCTGGTGTTGATTTGCCTGGGGTTACTGCTGTTGCGCTGGGCGGCGATCGCTTTCGGCTAA